The following proteins are co-located in the Mycolicibacterium goodii genome:
- a CDS encoding SIMPL domain-containing protein: MPIAAHAKKRVRALVVGVAGLAVLALGGCDANSGPVGASGDPRQVTVVGAGEVQGVPDTLTADVAMEFIAPDVTSALNQSSERQRAVIDALVAAGIDRKDISTTQVSVQPQFNSSDTSNTITGYRASNAIEVKIRDIGTASQTLTLIAQTGGDATRINSVSYSIEDDSELVRDARAAAFDDAKTRAQQYADLSGLSLGEVISISEESGSTPPRPMPRAAMEAVPLEPGQQAVNFSVTVVWELT, encoded by the coding sequence ATGCCGATCGCTGCGCATGCAAAGAAGCGGGTCCGGGCACTTGTGGTCGGCGTGGCCGGCCTGGCGGTGCTGGCACTGGGGGGTTGCGATGCGAATTCCGGGCCGGTGGGCGCCTCAGGTGACCCGCGGCAGGTCACGGTCGTCGGGGCGGGCGAGGTTCAGGGGGTGCCCGACACGCTGACCGCCGATGTGGCGATGGAGTTCATCGCACCGGATGTCACCTCGGCGCTCAACCAGTCGAGCGAGCGCCAGCGCGCCGTCATCGACGCGCTGGTCGCGGCGGGCATCGACCGCAAGGACATCAGCACCACGCAGGTCAGCGTGCAACCGCAGTTCAACAGCTCCGACACGTCGAACACCATCACCGGCTACCGGGCCAGCAACGCGATCGAGGTGAAGATCCGCGACATCGGCACCGCGTCACAGACGCTGACGCTGATCGCGCAGACCGGTGGCGACGCCACCCGCATCAACTCGGTGTCCTACTCGATCGAGGACGATTCCGAGTTGGTGCGCGACGCGCGGGCGGCGGCGTTCGACGACGCCAAGACCCGGGCCCAGCAGTACGCCGACCTGTCCGGGTTGAGCCTGGGCGAGGTCATCTCGATCTCGGAGGAATCGGGCTCGACGCCACCGCGGCCGATGCCGCGCGCGGCGATGGAGGCCGTGCCGCTCGAACCGGGTCAGCAGGCGGTGAACTTCTCGGTGACGGTGGTCTGGGAACTCACCTGA
- a CDS encoding zinc-binding dehydrogenase → MRAAVLRRGRMVVRDDVAEPVPGPGQVLVEVKACGICGSDLHFATHGEELLATTSQLEGVPNQNDSVDLSRDIFMGHEFSAEILEAGPDTDTHPPGTLVTSVPVLISPRGVDMIVYSNTTLGGYGERMLLSAPLLLPVPNGLAPELAALTEPMAVGLHAVNTSRIERGETALVIGCGPVGIAVIAALKMRGVEHIVASDFSPKRRQLAATMGAHVTVDPAQNSPFHRCTPAVVFEAVGAPGIIDDILRRCPVGTRVVVAGVCVPPDTVHPLYAAVKQVSISFVFGYDPAEFAASLRAIAEGDIDVRPMITGSVPLDGMADAFDELAAPDAHCKILVTP, encoded by the coding sequence ATGCGCGCCGCGGTCCTGCGTCGGGGGCGGATGGTGGTCCGCGACGATGTGGCAGAGCCCGTGCCCGGGCCCGGGCAGGTGCTCGTCGAGGTCAAGGCCTGCGGAATCTGCGGCTCCGACCTGCATTTCGCGACGCACGGCGAGGAGCTGCTGGCGACGACGTCGCAACTGGAGGGTGTGCCGAACCAGAACGACAGCGTGGACCTGTCCCGGGACATCTTCATGGGCCACGAGTTCAGTGCCGAGATCCTCGAGGCCGGACCGGACACCGACACGCATCCGCCGGGGACGCTGGTCACCTCGGTGCCGGTGCTGATCTCGCCGCGGGGTGTGGACATGATCGTCTACAGCAACACCACGCTCGGCGGATACGGCGAACGCATGCTGCTGTCGGCACCCCTGCTGCTGCCGGTCCCCAACGGGCTGGCCCCCGAACTCGCCGCGCTCACCGAACCGATGGCCGTCGGCCTGCACGCGGTGAACACCTCGCGCATCGAGCGCGGCGAGACCGCGCTGGTGATCGGCTGCGGACCCGTCGGCATCGCCGTGATCGCGGCGCTGAAGATGCGGGGTGTGGAACACATTGTGGCCTCGGACTTTTCGCCGAAACGCCGGCAACTGGCGGCCACCATGGGTGCGCACGTCACGGTCGACCCGGCGCAGAATTCACCGTTTCACCGGTGCACGCCCGCGGTGGTGTTCGAGGCCGTCGGCGCGCCCGGCATCATCGACGACATCCTGCGCCGCTGCCCGGTGGGCACCCGCGTGGTGGTCGCCGGGGTCTGCGTGCCACCGGACACCGTGCACCCGCTGTACGCGGCGGTCAAACAGGTCAGCATCTCGTTCGTGTTCGGCTACGACCCGGCCGAGTTCGCGGCCTCGCTGCGGGCCATCGCCGAGGGCGACATCGACGTGCGGCCGATGATCACCGGTTCGGTGCCGCTCGACGGAATGGCCGACGCCTTCGACGAACTCGCCGCACCGGACGCGCACTGCAAGATCCTCGTGACACCGTGA